From the genome of Cryptococcus deuterogattii R265 chromosome 5, complete sequence:
ccttgcctcTGCATTCGCACTCAATTCTAGCCTTCCCACATAAACAAACCGATCATATTCCACCAAATCAtccctcgtcctcattcTGGAGAGGTCTATCAGCTGGTCAATTATCACACCTTCCATATTCTGTCTCGTTGCAGGTAACGTGGCCTGAGTCCATAGCGATCGatccttcctctcaaaATAGCCTGGTTTTACCAAGCGGCAGAGGTCGGCAAGTTCTTTAAAGCTTCTGACTTCGGTAACTCGCTGAAGCCATTGGAACCAAGCGAGACATGCGTCATAATCGTAGGAGGCAGGCGGGTTGCAGCTGATGGTGAGGACATTACCGTTAGGGTGGGTTTCTTCTGTAAGAAATAGTTGGCTGAAGCCTCCGTCGAGGGTGAGATAGGCAGTGAGGACTGCGAAGGATTCCATCACATCGGGGCATACACTAGAAGCAAATCAGCATATACATCAAGTGTCACAGTAATTGGTGGGGCTTACTCCTCATCGCCCCATGACTGATCAAAATAAGTAATCACCGGCGGTGCCAGATATGCTCCCCAAAGGgttgtcttcttcaaagctttCATAAAGTTTTCAAACAACTTCGGCTCTTCAAGTATTAGAGACGGAGCAAAAGTGACTATCCCGCCTTGCGAATTGACAGGACATAAAATAGGAAATGAGCGATGCTGTTCATGTGTGGCAGAGGCGGGAGTCGGTAGACTGTTGAAAGCCTCCGTAGGTCCATCTGACCTGATTCGACGAAGGCGAAGCAGAGTGTCAAGGTTGTAGATAATATCGTGATGAATGCCCTTGGGTAGAGCCTGCGCGGCCTGTGAGGAAGCCGAGGGGTAAGTTGCAGTTGGTTGGGGTGGGAGTATGGAGGAGCCTTCGATAGTTTGGTGAGGAGTAGGCTGAGTGGTTAGTTGCGCGTATGATTGAGTAGGCGATTGCGTAGGTTGTTGAGCCGATAATTGAACAGATGATTGGGATTTAGGCTGCAGAGGGGGTTGGGAAACGGGTCGGAAAGCATGTTGCACAACCGGAGTGATCGACCGACATTGGACCTGATCAGCAGAAGATTGTGCTGAGGCATTAGACCTCTGATGGGTTGCTCGATTGTTCGCGCGTTCATCCGGTACCGATGTCGTTTGTTTCCCAGTTGGGGAAACAAACGATGAAATGAGCGTTGAAGCTGATGGCTGAGCAGCTGGACGGTCAAGTGTCTGACTAGCGGGCAAAATCTGAGGTTGAGTAGGTACTGGGGCCGGTAGATGAGATGGCTGCTGGGCTTGAGGTGCAGGCTGTCGGGGCTGGTAAGATTGGGAAATCCGTGAAGCCATAGGTGGTTCCTGGGCGAATTGGATTTGGGAAAATGCAGCTTTTTCACTCCCtgccctctctttctctgccCGCTTCTTTGCAATCTCCTCCCgctccgccttctccttatCTTTCTTCGGCTTCTGTATTTCCCGCATTTTCATCAATTTATCTGCTGCGTTGATCTGATCTTTCTCCTGTTGTTCCTTCCGCTTCTGTTCTTCTCGTTGCCTCTCTAATAGCCCCACCTCTAGCCGTCCTTTCTCCAGTTGAACTTCCTGAGCTGCCTGTACTAGGTTAGCATCTTCGGGCATCGGTAATCCCAGATGCGATTTCAGGGATGCTTGGGAAGGCTGTTGGATCGGTGGCTGACCTGCAGGTATGGGAGACAGTACAAATGCAGGATTAAGGACTTCATCAGTTGCGTCGAATGCAGGAGTAAATAACAAGTCTTCTTGGCCAGGAGGTGGGGTAAAGAGTGATTCTTCATTATCTTCTTGAGTATTTGTGGTAGACGTAGGCGCCGGAACAACTACCATGGGGCTGTCATGTGTTGCGCCGGGCGGAATTCTAGTTGATGAATTGCCCTGTGTGGGAATCGTAGTGGCTTTGGGCTGTGATTTGGGAGAACCAGCCGGAAGTCCTGAGACAGAGGCAGCTGATAAGGAGTTTGGCCTCTGAGTTTCTGGATGTGGTTGAAGCACAAATTGAGCTTGGAGCTGAGGCTGAGGCTGCGGTTGAAATAGAGGCGAAAGTTGAGGGGAACTTTGTGTTTGAGTTTGGTCTGGAGCCTGAGACGGACGGACGGACTGTAAAGGGTGGAATTGTGACTGTTGCATCGTAGTGAACGATTGGGTGGCAGCAGATACCGAAGAGATGACAGTAAAGGCAGCAGTATGTGACACACCGCAAAGCCCTCCCCCGAGGCGAGCCTCAACAGGAGGATCAGGGTCAAAGATCCCAGGTTGAAGCTGCCCAAAAGAGAGTTGGGCGGGATTCGTTGCTGGTGACGGCTGCCTGGACTTTATTTGACCAGCCCCAAAGGGAATCTTAACCTCGACAGATGGCTGCATTGACCACTCCTTCTGTTTGCTTGATCTGGGGCTGTCAAAAAATGACGGCACAGACGATGACGCGGATGAAATGAtcctccgcttcttcttcttgacatTTGTCACTTCCAACGAAGTCtgattctcttcctccgagGAAGATCCTACGTGCTTTCTCGCCTTCCTAGGATCTTTCTTGCTTTTTCCTTGTAGCCGCTTATCGGACGTCGAAAGTGCgtcattttcatcatccagGCTCATTTCTGTAGAGTCCGAAtcagtggaagaggttgaaacCCATTCCTGcgattttttttcttctttttccttgatGCCAACTGTTTccctctgcctctcctCAGCTTCATGCATAGCCTTCCGCTTCCTTTTATACCGTTCATAGTTGTAATAGTCTGAATCACGCTTCTGAATGCGTAATGGTTTATTTCGGATTTTCGGGGGTGCCAGTTGGTGCGCTCGTTGCTTGGCACGCCGACGGTTGTAGATTTTCCATGTTCGTTTAGGGTAGCAAGTCAAAAGCATCTCCTCTGTGGAATAACAGCATTAGCCTCAGTGATAAATCAATGGATTGGACAGTGAAAGAACATTACCCATCTGATCGGGGGGGATCTCGTAGTAATCGCCCTTTTTGCCTGGTGGCTCTAGTTTCCCTTTTGGTATCGGTTTATTGACTGCCTGCCAAAACCTGTATGGAGATTCTAGTCAGCCTGAAATCCGTGAGGCCCATGAGCCACCCACGATGTCACCAGAGGGGCAATATTGAGTTCGGTTTCAAAGGAACTCAGAGGCTCCTCCCTGTACTATGATTTAGCATTAATCACTTCGACAGACAGTTGCTCACGTATCCGACAAGGATTTGAGGTAATCTTCCCACTGTTAAAAGTTAGTCCTATATCTTAATTATTTGCTCGTCACTTGCCATCACTCCATAATGCTACACAAGTCTCGTTGTCAGTTTCGACTTTCGAGACCAATTTGATACCCACCCATCCATACCATCCCAATGAATCTTTACGTGACCTGCTATCACGAAAATGAGCATACATTATTGCATCTACATGGAGCTGATAGTTAGGAGTTGATCAACATATTGCCTGTCCAGGTTTGCACTGACCGATGTAAAATATTTGTTTattgtcttcttcatcttccactgGACTCTCAAATTCACTGCCATCTGTCATGTCTGAACTGTCATAATTCCTTACATCCTCGTCTTTATCTCTTTCGTTCACCCTTTTGCTCCTTTGCTTTGACGAGGTACTGGCAGATACAATAGGAACCGGGTTGAGCATTTGTCCGGTTTTTTTGCGTGGCGTTGATGAGCTGCCGTTCCTGTCCATCGCAGTTTGCGGATGTCGCAGCTCAGCCGTCTATGTACGAAGATATGTTGGGTTAGGTTTCAGGGGCACTTAATCGAAGAGAGCGAGTGTCAAGACCAAGCCAAAATTCAAGCCGTTTAATTATACGGAGCTGCGTGACGTCTATTCGTTCTTTGCACTTGGCGCGGCGGCTAAAACGCGTCGGggataataataataaaaacATCAAAACGCGCACCAGGCCGTTGCCGACGACCAAGAAGATTTTGTATGTTGAGGGCGACTGTGAACTCATTGTGGCTACCATAATCTTAGAAACAAGCCATATACCTGTAGCATAGAGTGCATATCGCTTGTCACTCCTGGGTATGGTCCTACAATTTGCATGATACTTCTACATATAACACGTCGCATACAACCAGCAAGCGACGgacttctctctctcctacGCATCTCTTCCATGTACAACCTTCGTCTCAATCATCACCACCTTAACACATACGTTCCCATTTGAGATATGCGTCGTTATCGATCCTTCCAATTGTTCTGGAGCATCACTACTGGTCATAGCAAGTGCAGAAGTAGTAGTTAGTTCAATGGCTGCGACCAAGCCACTATGCGTGTGCCAGTTACTACTATCGCGAAAACTGGTGGCAGCAGACGTAATTGCTTTTGACTTAGCAGATGAACTCATGGCCTGGCCACCAGTGGCAGATGTCACAGCCGTAACCGCTGAAAAGCTAGCAGCGCCAGTATTTATCCGGCTCTGAGCAGCATTTGTGGCTGTTGGCCCAGGACCGCTTTCGATGAGGGTGCCAGTAACCGCAGTCCATATAGACACGGTGGCAGGACCGCTAGAAAGGTTTCCAGAATTGTCGCCGGGAGTAGAGTCTTGCGATACTGCCAacgatgaggagggaagattgAGACCAGCGGCATCGCCATTGGGGCAGAATGTGATAGTGTACTATACTAAAGCTCAGCCACGTGTTCGCGTGTGGTTGTGGTTGGAAGGTGACTCACAGAGGGCTTATTCGTACTTGGGCAGGTGGAGACAGCATCGTTGTACATATCACTTTCGAAAGTCAGTGAAATGTTAATCATCTGTGAATTGCAAAGCACTTACTCGTCGGAGTACACGTAGGCATTATGGCACATCTTTTTCATAGTTTGGTAGAAGGCTCATCTCCACTGTTAGTCTCATAAAGCAGTTTTGCAATTTTGAGCTTACGAATGTAGGTGTTTGGGCAATTGATGTGATGGACAGCCACCCCGTTATGTACACAACATACAGGAGAGTTATTGGCGTCAGCACTGATCAGATCGCCACCAGTACCGTCTTCTACAAATCACACATGGTCAGCACCTCTCAAGGGCCGCTTACGAGAACTTACGGAACTGGATCAGATTCCCGCAAGCAGAATTACAACTGTCTGTTGGAattatcatcattcattCTCAAAAAATACTGTTATAACAACACACAAATCTTATCAGAGTTCTTTGGGTACACCAAGCTAGGATCACATTGGGTAAGAATATCAGTTTCGGTACCACATGATCCTTTTGCACATGACGGGTCTGAGGAAGTAATCTCCATAGGAAGATTGTACCCGTCAACTATGGAGACTGTAACAAGTCAGTAGCTCAGGTAACACGACAAAACGAATAGGGAAGCAAACGAACTGTCGTATGAGTCCATGTGATTTACATCAATAGTGAACTCTGCCAGCGTGGCGCCAGGTTTCCCATACTCAAATCCCGAGCTGTCATCGCCAATCATTCACTGAACGGTATGgcccaaaaaagaaaaacctGCCACTTTATGGTGTTTCCTGAACAGCCTCCAACCACACAGTCCAAAGTATCCCCATTCAACGTACACCCTGTTCTCGCCCATATCCTTCCATTATTCCCTAAGTATATCCGTCAGCATGTGAACTGTTAAGACATTAAGACTGAAGCACCCACACCCATCAGGAACATTGAAACTATAATCTCCAGGAACCTGCTTCCATCCGGCAAGCTGAGCAGCCCCACCAATCGTAGTCAACGCCCCACCTTTCCCACCCACGGCAACATAAATAGACAAAGAACATTTGTTCGACACGGTCAGTTGACGGACCGCCAGAGCATGTGttgaaaggaaaaggactaaggagaagattgcgGTGATGGAGGGGATAAAAAGATGATTGAGGGACGGCATCGTAAGATGACTAGGGAGATAAGATTAGATAAAGTTAACGGGGTGGAATTGAGTATAGGGTAAATTGATTGGGTAGAGAAAGGGGTGATTGAGTCCAACATGTTCGAAAGCGTACATACAGTTTATCTAGATAAGTATTTCGTTTGATTTAAATAGTGTTTGGAGTGCCCATGCTATCAAAAAGCTGGGTTAACTATTGAGCCACCCTCTTCGACGTTAACCAGACGAAGATAATACTAAGGCCAATTGTAGTATTTCGGGGAAATTGTCCAGGGAGCGGTGGGTTGCCGATGAATACTTGTGTCCCTTTTGGGAACTAAAGGATATCGGCTTTTCCCAAGAAGAGACTTGCAAGTGTCAAAAAGTGCTGACGGACTTCATGGGCTGGACAGCAAGGTGTAGTCACGCAAGCCGCCGAAAATTGTCAATTTTATTGCACCACGCGCGACAGCCGTTGACAATACAAATGTCCAAGTCCAGAATTTTTGAATGGCTGGCTTGTTGATTGTGCCTCTCATACTGGTACGCCTTAAATTCAACTTCCATGGATAATGCCCAGAAACGCCCATCCTTTGATATACACGGTTCTAGCTGGACCACATTTACTATATTACGAGGTGTTAATGGACAGAACAAAGGGAGGCGTATATAAAACACCTACCGCGTGTCAGGGGTTTATATCAGCTTTATTGCCAACAGCCTTAAAGGGGTCATTCACCTTTCTCATAAACTAcccatcattttcatttccTTTGCTTGCCACATGCGCCAAGCTGCTGAATATTACTTGGCTATGGCTAGTTTTCATCAGTTCATCCATTTAACTAACCCATTGACCATGTCACCAAGAAAATAACAAGATAGCGAGTGCATGCGCCAAGGGGATATCACAAAAGCCTCGAAATGTCCTATTCCCGTTATGACGGGATTTCATGGCGCCGTTACGAATGGTAAGATAAGGGTGGTAGTTGTCACACGGTGGATTTACGAGGGATTTGAATAGTTAAAGTCAGGCAACCAACTTTTGGGAATATGCGAGACCGAAAAAGGCGTTATGTACATGATGTTGAGACGTAAACAAGATCGTAAAACAGGGGGCATAAGAttgagaaaagggaaaattATTTGCCGAGACCAAATCGCTTCTTTTGCTGGATCTACAGTCAGGAAGTCAACATAGTTCCATATATATATTTCTTTGAGGCAAAATGACTTACAGATCCCTTTTCAGGTGTCAGAGGTCGGCCGCTCtcaatccttctcctcttgtcttccaagtcttgcttctgcttctccagagcgtccttcatctcccgaTGACGAGCGTAAAGCTCCTCTTCAGATTGTTTCAGCTTTTGTTCCTTTTCTTGGACTTTTTGTTGGAAGACAATCTTCATTTCAGCTTCCATTTTAGCTAACTTAGCCTCGTGAAGGGCGCGTTCTTCGGCTTGTTTGGCCGCCGGGCTGCATGATATAGTCAGCAATCATAGAAAGACGATGCCCGGTAGACTTACTTAGTCTCCTTGAACACGCTCTCATCTTGCTGAACACCCATCGCCCTAAGCTTTTCAGTTCGGTAATTCTCATACAGCACATCATTAGTGTGTTCCCGCAGTTCCTCCATGTGGGTCCTGACAAGCATCTGACGAAGCTTGACAAAGTCGCAATGGTCCTCATTGTCAACTTCGATGACACCCCAGGGGTATGACCGACCCCGGACTTGTCGACCATCTGGAGACTGAACGATAGAGTCGGCACCAACAACGGCAAAAGGCACCTTGCTCTGCAACCTATGTTAAATGGGTCGTTATGGTAGTAAATAGAGAACATACGGTTATTTCTTCGATCTCCTGAATAGTCTCCTCATCGTCGTTTTCGTACTGGAAGGGTTGGAAGATTTGGATGCCGTAATGAGCAATGTCAGCGAGAATCTACGACCATAGCTCAGTGACCATCAACAACCGGAAGTGAACCACAACGTACTCTTTGCTTGAAAGCGATAATCTCATCGTCGGTCAGAGTGTCGGCCTtggcgatgatggggatgaggtTAACCTTGTTATGCAATCGCCTCATAAATTCGATATCGATGGCTTTAAGACTTTAACGCAGTCAGTACAGGCTCAAACGGTGATTTAAGACAACGTACGAGTGGCCAGTAGGCTGGATGAAATAAAGACAAGCATGAACACGGTTGTCAAGGAGCTTCGAACGGTTAACCCGGTTCTCTTGCTCGAGGAACGCGTCGAAACGGGCTTCAATATTGTCGATGACGGGTTTCCAGCTACATAGACCGTGATGAGGTAAGGTCTGCTGTTCGATCAAGATTTGACGGACCTTTCTTCATTGTTCACAAAGTCACCGAAACCAGGGGTATCCACCACAGTCAATTTGAGTCTCACACCATTTTCCTCAATATCTGTACTATCGCCTTAGCTTATGCTCAATTCAGCTGCGCTACAACCGACTCACCAGCAGAGATGCTTTCAATCTGAACGGTTTTTCCCCTGTCCGCACCTGGCGTAGGGATCTGCTTGGGCTGATAGAGTTTTGTCTCGAAAAGAG
Proteins encoded in this window:
- a CDS encoding septin ring protein; translation: MADSYYDNQTHSPSPNGEQYSNGETHPSERIASPNGGGVSPNGYPADGGVESAPAAVAPARKKLSSWVGFSNLPNQVHRRSVRRGFQFVTMVVGESGLGKSTLINTLFETKLYQPKQIPTPGADRGKTVQIESISADIEENGVRLKLTVVDTPGFGDFVNNEESWKPVIDNIEARFDAFLEQENRVNRSKLLDNRVHACLYFIQPTGHSLKAIDIEFMRRLHNKVNLIPIIAKADTLTDDEIIAFKQRILADIAHYGIQIFQPFQYENDDEETIQEIEEITSKVPFAVVGADSIVQSPDGRQVRGRSYPWGVIEVDNEDHCDFVKLRQMLVRTHMEELREHTNDVLYENYRTEKLRAMGVQQDESVFKETNPAAKQAEERALHEAKLAKMEAEMKIVFQQKVQEKEQKLKQSEEELYARHREMKDALEKQKQDLEDKRRRIESGRPLTPEKGSIQQKKRFGLGK